TCTTCCAGCTCTTTCTTCCAATGCTTGATGGTGCATCTATGCAGGTGCTTCGTCGGTTCCCGTTCTGGGAACACTAGCGGACCGGTCTCCAGCATACCGTGTTTAGCCAGCACGGTTTCCCTCGCCTTGAGGTATCTCAAGACCACAGGTCTCAGTGGCTCAGGGATTGGCGCGATTCGCTTCTCACCATAGGTCCGTTCACCTTTCGGATGGTTCACGCGCAGGGTCCAGTTCGTCTCGTCTAGGTCTTGCCGGTCTGCCATCAGCAACTCATTCGACCTCAGACCAGTGTATGCGTATGTGGCAAAGAGGAATCGAACATATTCCCCCTTCCATCCCTTCACGCTCTCAGCGGCCGTAAGGACTGCCGAGAGCTGGTCCTGTGTAAGGCTCGAACCGCGCTGATACACCACTTTGGGGAACAGATGCGGCATCCGGGCTTTCAGGGTGTCCAGGATCGGGTTGCCGAGGAACTTCAGCAATCCGTTCAGAACCCGCAGCTCCGTCAGCTGAGACGCGTGGGCTATTCCTCTTCCGCGCATCCCAAGAAGGACGGCTACAATCTCAGGCTCCCCCCATCTCGCAGGGTCCGGAGAGAGGCTAGGATTGTCCTCCCGAAGCCTCGAATACTCCCTGTCCAGTCGCTCAAGGACGATGCGCTTGTTCGCTATCGTCGCAGGAGAGTAGCAGTCCTTCGTTGTGTTCATGTATTCCCCTATGGCTGTCTTCAGAGGGTATCGGCCCATTGACCTCGCCCCCCGTTTCTGTCCTCTTCGTTTTCCACCGAGGGTAGCACTACTGCGACCTTGCCGAGTCGCATGGTTTCCCTCGGCAGGGGTATCAATCGAAGGGGGTGTCAAACTATCGGACATTTCTTTGGCACGGCGCCTACTTAGGGCGTTCGTTCGTGCCGTTCACCCCCTCGTTCTTTTGACCTTCCTTCAGCCGGTTGCGAATGGTCTCATGGGAGACGCCCAGTACGACTGCTATTGCCCTGAGGCTCATCCCCTGAATCCTGAGCTCTCTGACCTTGGCAACATCGACTTCGTTGGCCGGAGCTCCCAGTCGTTTTCCCTGGGCTCCAGCGCGAGCCAAACCCGCCTTGGTGCGATCACGGATAAGCTCTCGCTCAAACTCAGCGACCCCCGCAAGAACGCAGAGTAGGAGCTTCCCGGTGGAAGTATTGGTTGAGATGTCCTGGTCCGAGAATTCGAACCCTACTGCATTGACCGTCTGCTCCACGCGATGCCTAGCAGCCAAATTGCTGAACCCTACCTGGGTCTTGCCTCGAAAGGCACTCTGCACAGGACAGCAGGCGTTGACGGACACGCATTCTGTCATCTTCCCCTTGATGAACTGACGGTCCGGATGGCCTATCAGGAAGCCCAACGACTCTCTCCCATGGATCTCAACCGCCGCCCTGAGCAGTGAAGAGAAGGCGTAGGGCTCGAGCACGACAGGCCTGTCCTCGGGCTCAGCGGTTCTGCCCGGCACCTTTCCCTTTCGAGCACTATTCATCTTCGGTCTCTCTGTCGAATAGTTCACACTCATCCTCAGCCAACTCCGACGGCTTGCATTCCTTGTGGTACCAGTCGTAGACCTTGGCAACCGCGTCACTGACCTTCATCTTCATGACATCGCCCTTAACAAGAATCGGGCCTCCACACAATTTGCACCCAACGATGACGCGATATTCCTTCTTCGCTTTGCGATAGCCATCCCTGCGGCCCTTCTCGTATGCGATCCTCGTGTCGCGCCGTGCCGTTCCAAGAGCTTCCCTGAAGAACTGCCCGATCGACTTGCCCGAGGTCCCGAGGGTTTTCTTGAGGGCGGCGTAGTCTTCCTGAGAGGCTCTGAAGGAGACCACGGGGTGAGCTTGGTAGTATCTCTCCCTCGATGGCGGTACATGCGCTCTCTTGGTCATGCTACACACCCCCGGGAGTCCACAGCAGCCACGAGAATCCCACGCTCGCCGGGCTCTGTAATCGATATAGGGTGTACGACATGGTGGACGGTATGGTAGGCGTTCTGTAAACGGGTGGTAAACGGAATACGCCCCGGAAACCGGATTTGATGGGCACCGCGAGGCCGTTTCTTCCCACCGGGGTTGCGTTTTCCCTGCAGTATCGAATGCTGTATGCGACCTTCCTTACATGCTTAAGTACGGCCCGTTCATCCAAACCTCTCACGAGGTCGTTACGAGCCGGGAGCCGATCGAATTTCGTACAATTTTCCATTAAATTTCCTCCTTGTTTCAATAAAATCCGACACGCTGCGCGCCCTGCGGCGCACAGCGGTCGTTAGGTTTTGGAGGGGGCTACTGATCCTCCTCTGACGCATCATTCTCTGGGGCGTCGCCCTCTTGGTCCTCAGCCTCACCTGCGTGCCTGAGTGCTCTGGAGATTGTCTTCTCGATGCGATCAAGGGCATCGTCGATGACTTCCTGGGGCACTCCGCACTCTTCTAACCCGTCCTGGAGCTCTACGATAGGTCCGTAGAAGATCCGAGGCATTCTCTCGCTCTCCGTTTCAGATACCATATACATCTCTCCTTTCGAGTCGCGTCATTTCCGTGGAGGCCGCGGGGCGGCCTCTTTTCTCGAACGCGGCAGGGAAAAGAAGGATTGTCAGGCTACTTGGTCATTTCGGTCATACGCGGCCTAGCGGGATGGAGGTAACTTCCAGGTGCTTCGAACAGAGAAGCCTTAAATACCACTTCTGTCAATGTCATCGTTTGAGGCCTGAATATGAGGATGCTAGGGAGTGTCAAGATTTCGACAAACAAGCGGGTGACCGTCCCGGATGAGCTGCTGGATGCACTCAAGATTAAGGTGGGGGATTTCATCCTTTTCTATGAAGACAAGGGCACAGTAACCGCAAGAGGCGAGAAAGGCTAGCCGGGTAGTGCATACCGGCATCCAGGATCAGCATTCGGCTCTTGCTCGCGTCAGCGGTTCGGGTCCGGTTGGGCCCACTTTTCATTTACTGGCCATTTTCTATGAAGGCCCTCATAGAATTTTTACAGCAGGTGCTTCCCACGCCTGCCGAACTAGGGAGAACGCCGTATCGCTTCGGATTCTCGCGTAGTACAACTCTGTGGTTCTAGTGCTCGTATGTCTCAGGCATTGAGAGACGGCCTCAATCGGTGCGCCGAGGTCTTTCGACTTCTGCGCGAACGTCGGCCTCAGATCCTTCCATCTGAACTTGATTGTGCTCGCCATCTCGACTTGGACCTTCAAGCGTTGCCATATTCGCTCGTTCCAGTAATCGACCTTGCCATCCTCTGCGATGTATGGGAACAAAGGCTCCGCAGACCTTGCCTCTAGTCCGACTCTCTTTAGGGCTTCTGATCTCAGCTCCAAGTATCTCTTGATGCACCCTTCAGCGCAGCCTATTATCGGAGCCTTGTCTTCGCCATTGGCCCATCTGCGCTTGCCCTTGGGATTGCTTACCACAATCTCAAGTCTGGACAGGTCCAAATCCTTCAGCCTTGCAGTTCTGAGCTCGGAAGGCCTCATTCCAGTGTGCAAATACAGAGCGAGCGCGGCCTTGCCGACAGCATCCCACCCACAAACGAAAGTAACGTGGCCGTAACAGGCTTGTTCGAGCTGACCGGTTCCATGCTCATAAACTTCGAATGAGCTCTATCTAGGACATTAACATCGAATCTACCGGTTTTTAAAGCTGTTCCCGTTACTAGACGTCTGGCTTTCCGATACGAATTTGCTACCAGTAGGAAAACGTCTCCAACTTTGGAATGATGGTTTTCGCCGCTATCTGACTGTCCGACATTCTCTGATCTTGCATGGATAGAATTCTGGAGATTACGACAGAATAATGGAGGGGATTCATCACAGGTCAAACGTGCCTTGAGACCTACGAAATGAAGTTAAGATTGATCGTCGGTATGTGTGTCCGTTACGTCTTCATATGGACGCCCTCAAAGGTGCCGCCACAAAGTCGGGAAGGGAGCACGAATTTACCAGTAAATTTATGCACCCATCGGGATTTAGGGCTCACAGGTATTAAAGCCCATAACAAAAAATGCTAGTATGCTGGTATGTATTGCGGGCCATTATGTCCATGAAGTATCCCATGTGTTAACTGTTAGGCGTTTGGGGGGTCGGTGTTGTTTAATCTAACCATTCTACCTCTTCCGTATCTTTTGGTAACTGCGGTAGTAATTTCCTGTTTGATTTATTAAAGTTCTTCATATCATATCGACTTGTTGCGAAAACCTGGGTCACCCTCCGCAGCGGTCCATGATGCTCATTCGGATGTTGCGCACGATGTCTCGGCAGATCTCTTGGTTCCTGCGGCTTGAGCGGAGCCGTCCTCCGATGACGTTCCAAGGATGGCAGGTGCTACCTACTTTCCACTTGTCATCCTTCTGCGCAGAAGGACTACGACAGTAGCTGCAGCTGCAATGACGATGAGGACTATGACTGCAGGTAGCAGCCACTCCGAGGTGTCCGCAGGACGAGATGGACCCGACGGCGCCTTGATTTCAAATATGCCGCTATCACAATAGATGGACATGTTCCCGAGATCCGTGATCCTTATCACGTAGTCTGACCTCGGGGCGATGTCCGATGGCACACTCCATGAGTGGTTGCCGTCGTTGGCGGTGCTTGCGTCAATCGTAAGGGCGCTCGAATAATACGATCCGTAGTAGAGTTCGATCTTCACGCTGGAGCCGACTGCCCCAGCTGTCGTCCACGTGATGCTGTGCGTGCTTCCAGATGTCCAAACTGCGCCAGCTGATGGTGATGTCACTGCTATCGTGCCGGGCAGTATGGAAATGATCTGGATAGTGAACTGATCGCTGTCGTCGTAGACGGAGACGTTGCTCAGGTCCGTGATCCTTATCACGTAGGCTGACCTCGGGGCGATACCCGATGGCACGGTCCATGAGTAGTTGCCATCGTTCGTAGTGTTGGAGGAAATCGTGACAGCGGTAGAGTAGGACTCATAGTAGTATTTAATCTCCACATAGGGGCCGACCGTTCCGTCCGTTGTCCACGCTATTGTATAGGTGCTCTGTGACATCCATATTGATTCACTGCAGGGAGATGTCACTCTGAGTGACTTGGGAGAAAGTCGAATCTCAAAGGGGTCGCTGTCGTCGTATATTGAAGGGTTGCTCAAATCTGCGATTCTTATGATGCAATTCTTCCCCACCTGGAAGTTTGTGGGTATCGTCCATGAATAGTCGCCATCGTTCGCTGTGTTGGAGGAAATCGTAGCAGCGTTGGAGTAGGATTCGTAGAAGTACTCAATCCTCACGTTCGGGCTCACCGTCGTGTCCGTCGTCCACGTTATCGTGTATGTGATCTCCGACATCCAGACCGTGCCAATGGAGGGAGAGGTCACGGTAATGTGCCCACCTATTGCGTACAGTCTGCGATCAAGCGAACCGACATAGATCGTGCCGTCCGCGTCTATTGCTGGGGATGAGACCACGGGACCACCAGTAGCAAATCCCCACTTCTTTGTTCCATCGGGGGCTATGGCGTAGAGCTTGTAGTCCCAAGAACCAATGTAGACTGTGCCGTCCGCGCCTATTGCGGGAGATGATTCCACAGCACCACCAGTGGCGAATTCCCACTTCTTTGTTCCGTCGGGATTTATCGCGTACAGTTTGCCATAAGGGCCCAGGGGCGTCCCAGAGCCTATGTAGATCGTGCCATCTGCGGCTATCGCTGGAGACGACCACACCTGGTAGCCAGTATTGAACTCCCATCTCTTGGTCCCGTCGGGGTCTATCGCGTATAACCTGTAATCCTCAGAACCGACGTAGATTGTTCCGTCTGAGTCGATGGCCGGCGAGGAGACTATGGCACCACCGGTAGCGAAGTCCCATTTCTTTGTCCCGTCAGGGTTCAGCGCGTATATTGTCCCGCTACCCAGGCAGCCAAAGTAGACTGTGCTGTCGGGTGCTATCGCAGGAGATGAATATACCTCGCCATCAGCATAGAACTCCCATTTCTTCGTACCGTCAGGGTTTATTGCGTACAACTTGGAGTCCTCAGAGCCAACATAGATAGTGCCGTCTGCGCCTATTGCAGGGGAGGCCCCTATACAACCACCGGTAGCAAACTCCCACTTCTTCGTCCCGTGAGGATTGACTGCATACAGCCTAGAATCCGCTGCGCCAATGTAAATCGTGCCGTCTGTGGCTATCGCGGGGGAAGAGACGGCACCAGGCATGGAAGGGACGGTCAGCTGGAGTTGCCAGCTTTTCTTCCCGGCTGCATCTACCGCATACAGATAGCCGTCGTCGGAACAGAAATAAACTCTGCCGTCTGCGCCTATCGCGGGTGAAGATCTCACATAGGTTTGTGTCGCGAATTCCCACTTCTTCCGACCGTCGTTTGCCGAGGTGTCGTATTGGCTCCTTCCAGTATGGCATGGGTCATGTCCAAACATTGGCCATGGAGAGTTCGCGAGAGACGCGTTCGCTTCCGCGAGTATCGAGCCCGAATACGCGCAACCAGATGAAGGTTGGGTCTTATCCACGAATTGCATCAATGGCATGGTGCTCAAGAGCATCATAGCTGTAACCGGCATTAGAACCATAACGAGAATCCTGGCTTTCGCCAATCGGGAATTCTCCATCGGATTACCAGTACTTCGAACTGGGTTCTCAGCATAAGAATCTTCGTGAAGAGACGGCTGCGTCCGACTTGTTCATAAACCTGGGTCACTCTCCGTAGCGGTCCATGATGCTCATTCGGATGTTGTGCACGACGCCTCGGCATATCTCCTGATTCCTCCGGCTTGAGCGAAGTCGTCCTCGGATGACATCCCCGAAGGCCGCCTTCTTGGAATGTATGGCGCACTCTGCCTTGACCCTC
The window above is part of the Candidatus Thermoplasmatota archaeon genome. Proteins encoded here:
- a CDS encoding site-specific integrase produces the protein MGRYPLKTAIGEYMNTTKDCYSPATIANKRIVLERLDREYSRLREDNPSLSPDPARWGEPEIVAVLLGMRGRGIAHASQLTELRVLNGLLKFLGNPILDTLKARMPHLFPKVVYQRGSSLTQDQLSAVLTAAESVKGWKGEYVRFLFATYAYTGLRSNELLMADRQDLDETNWTLRVNHPKGERTYGEKRIAPIPEPLRPVVLRYLKARETVLAKHGMLETGPLVFPEREPTKHLHRCTIKHWKKELEEESGVKFTIHGLRRTYGQILLDRGVPIEAVSLAMGHASTLTTEKHYCRKDPDSARLEVVDAFAESRNVPKVNPPVIEKKEFLPGYA
- a CDS encoding recombinase family protein — protein: MNSARKGKVPGRTAEPEDRPVVLEPYAFSSLLRAAVEIHGRESLGFLIGHPDRQFIKGKMTECVSVNACCPVQSAFRGKTQVGFSNLAARHRVEQTVNAVGFEFSDQDISTNTSTGKLLLCVLAGVAEFERELIRDRTKAGLARAGAQGKRLGAPANEVDVAKVRELRIQGMSLRAIAVVLGVSHETIRNRLKEGQKNEGVNGTNERPK
- a CDS encoding AbrB/MazE/SpoVT family DNA-binding domain-containing protein, producing the protein MLGSVKISTNKRVTVPDELLDALKIKVGDFILFYEDKGTVTARGEKG
- a CDS encoding site-specific integrase — its product is MRPSELRTARLKDLDLSRLEIVVSNPKGKRRWANGEDKAPIIGCAEGCIKRYLELRSEALKRVGLEARSAEPLFPYIAEDGKVDYWNERIWQRLKVQVEMASTIKFRWKDLRPTFAQKSKDLGAPIEAVSQCLRHTSTRTTELYYARIRSDTAFSLVRQAWEAPAVKIL
- a CDS encoding PQQ-binding-like beta-propeller repeat protein is translated as MPLMQFVDKTQPSSGCAYSGSILAEANASLANSPWPMFGHDPCHTGRSQYDTSANDGRKKWEFATQTYVRSSPAIGADGRVYFCSDDGYLYAVDAAGKKSWQLQLTVPSMPGAVSSPAIATDGTIYIGAADSRLYAVNPHGTKKWEFATGGCIGASPAIGADGTIYVGSEDSKLYAINPDGTKKWEFYADGEVYSSPAIAPDSTVYFGCLGSGTIYALNPDGTKKWDFATGGAIVSSPAIDSDGTIYVGSEDYRLYAIDPDGTKRWEFNTGYQVWSSPAIAADGTIYIGSGTPLGPYGKLYAINPDGTKKWEFATGGAVESSPAIGADGTVYIGSWDYKLYAIAPDGTKKWGFATGGPVVSSPAIDADGTIYVGSLDRRLYAIGGHITVTSPSIGTVWMSEITYTITWTTDTTVSPNVRIEYFYESYSNAATISSNTANDGDYSWTIPTNFQVGKNCIIRIADLSNPSIYDDSDPFEIRLSPKSLRVTSPCSESIWMSQSTYTIAWTTDGTVGPYVEIKYYYESYSTAVTISSNTTNDGNYSWTVPSGIAPRSAYVIRITDLSNVSVYDDSDQFTIQIISILPGTIAVTSPSAGAVWTSGSTHSITWTTAGAVGSSVKIELYYGSYYSSALTIDASTANDGNHSWSVPSDIAPRSDYVIRITDLGNMSIYCDSGIFEIKAPSGPSRPADTSEWLLPAVIVLIVIAAAATVVVLLRRRMTSGK